ATAGCGACTCGCATCAAGACCTCGAATCCGGGGGACGGATCGCCGCGTCCATGCACGGCGTGTAACGCTCCTCAGCAACCAGCGCGTAGAGCGCGTCGCCGTGCTGCAGGACGGTCGACTCGGTCGGCAGGACCGCCTGACCGAACCTGTTGAGAAAGGCCGCACGCAGCCCGGTCTGCTCCTCGAACTCGCGCAGCTTGCGCCCGACCCACGCCTCGTCGAAGGCGATTCGCGCAAGCGCGATCGCACCGGAGGGATCACGCCAGACCTGCTCGCTCTGGGTGGCCATGAGCTCAGAGAAGAGCCGGTCGGCCGTCCACGGCACGGTCGCCACGGTGGGGATGCCCAGCCGCTCGTAGACCTCTGCTCGCTTCGGGTCGTAGATGCGCGCGACGACCCGGCGTACGCCGAAGATCTCGCGGGCGACGCGCGCCGAGATGATGTTGGAGTTGTCGCCGCTGGAGACCGCCGCGAACGCTTCGGCCTTCTCGATCCCAGCAGCGACAAGGGTTTCTCGGTCGAAGCCGGGACCCTTGACCTGATCGCCACGGAAGTCCGAGCCGAGGCGACGGAAGGCCTCGGCGTTCTGGTCGATCACCGCGACGCTGTGCCCGAGCGAGTCGAGGCGCCGAGCCAGCGACGAGCCGACGCGCCCGCAGCCCATGATGACGATGTGCACGTGAGCCTTCCTACGAACGTCAGCGCCGGCGATGATGCCGACGCCTACCGATCCACGGTACCGCGCGCCGCGTTACCGGTACCCCGCGCGGGCCGGTACGCCACGCCGATCGGCACATTGCCGATCCGGGCCGGATCGCCGATACGCCAGGAGTACCCTAGCCCGCGTGGCTAAAGCCAGTGCTGTTCTTAAGCGCGTCCTCGTAGGGCGCCCGTTTCGCAGTGATTCACTCCACGAGACGCTGCTGCCGAAGAAGCTAGCCCTTCCGATCTTCGCCAGCGATGCGATGTCCTCGGTCGGATACGCGACCCAGGAGATCATGCTGGTGCTCGCGGTCGGTGGCGTCGCGTTCTACTCGCTCTCGTGGTACGCCGCGGCGGCGGTCGTCCTCGTGATGGTCGTGGTCGTCGCGTCGTACCGCCAGAACGTGCGGGCGTATCCCAGCGGCGGCGGTGACTACGAGGTCGCGACGGTCAATATCGGGCCCAAAGCGGGCCTGACCGTCGCCAGCGCCCTTGCGGTCGACTACGTGCTCACGGTCGCGGTGTCGATCTCCTCCGGTGCCGACCAGCTGACATCGGCCTTCAACGGGTTGCGGCCATACAA
The nucleotide sequence above comes from Epidermidibacterium keratini. Encoded proteins:
- a CDS encoding potassium channel family protein — its product is MHIVIMGCGRVGSSLARRLDSLGHSVAVIDQNAEAFRRLGSDFRGDQVKGPGFDRETLVAAGIEKAEAFAAVSSGDNSNIISARVAREIFGVRRVVARIYDPKRAEVYERLGIPTVATVPWTADRLFSELMATQSEQVWRDPSGAIALARIAFDEAWVGRKLREFEEQTGLRAAFLNRFGQAVLPTESTVLQHGDALYALVAEERYTPCMDAAIRPPDSRS